The proteins below come from a single Rhizobium rhizoryzae genomic window:
- a CDS encoding metallophosphoesterase family protein — protein sequence MAFRFVHTADIHLDSPLRSLSLRNPELAELIGDATRQALVRIVDLCLEERVDALIIAGDLYDGDQTSMKTARFLATQMQRLHEANINVFKIRGNHDALSRITQELVLPPSVKVFSGRAESVELNAGNHTVVIHGLSFAKPQAPESLLPKYKQAVSGAINIGIMHTSLAGAPGHDLYAPCSVGELHASGFHYWALGHIHQRTHHAGERTVIMPGMPQGRDINEAGEKSVTLVTVQDDGSLTIEERLTSIAQFSRIDVDVSGLTEWTDLAEHISSTLERERTRTLSSHLVARLRLIGETPLAWTMRRDMDLLLAEAEQRAERTGRVWIEKLELDVRLPSAPVGASGADPVVELKEIIHSQVIPSAGYREQVRELVTQLLDDLPAEARQFAGKDTESFDSLVDQLITQGSEDILSRLAAVDREKN from the coding sequence ATGGCTTTCAGGTTCGTACATACAGCCGACATCCACCTCGATTCTCCGCTGCGTAGCCTTTCACTGCGCAATCCGGAGCTGGCAGAACTCATTGGCGATGCCACACGGCAAGCGCTTGTGCGTATCGTCGATCTCTGCCTTGAAGAGAGGGTCGATGCGCTGATCATCGCCGGAGATCTTTACGACGGCGACCAGACCTCGATGAAGACTGCGCGATTCCTGGCGACGCAGATGCAGCGGCTGCATGAGGCGAATATCAACGTCTTCAAGATCCGCGGTAATCACGATGCTCTATCCCGCATCACCCAGGAACTGGTACTACCGCCTTCGGTCAAAGTATTTTCCGGGCGCGCCGAAAGTGTTGAATTGAACGCCGGGAACCACACGGTCGTCATCCATGGCCTCAGCTTTGCCAAGCCACAGGCTCCCGAAAGCCTTCTGCCGAAATACAAACAGGCAGTTTCCGGCGCAATCAACATCGGCATCATGCATACGAGCCTCGCTGGCGCGCCAGGCCATGATCTCTATGCACCCTGCTCCGTCGGCGAACTGCATGCCTCCGGCTTTCACTACTGGGCTCTTGGCCATATTCACCAGCGGACGCATCACGCCGGAGAACGGACGGTCATCATGCCCGGCATGCCACAGGGGCGTGATATCAACGAGGCAGGGGAAAAAAGCGTCACGCTGGTGACTGTTCAGGACGACGGTAGTCTGACGATCGAAGAACGCCTCACGAGCATTGCACAGTTCTCTCGCATCGACGTCGATGTGTCAGGCCTGACGGAATGGACCGATCTCGCCGAACACATCAGCTCCACTCTGGAGCGTGAAAGAACGCGTACTCTCTCCAGTCATCTCGTTGCGCGTCTGCGTCTGATTGGCGAAACGCCTCTGGCCTGGACGATGCGCCGTGACATGGATCTGCTTCTGGCTGAAGCCGAACAGCGCGCAGAAAGGACCGGACGGGTCTGGATCGAAAAGCTTGAGCTGGATGTGCGTCTACCGTCGGCGCCTGTCGGCGCGTCAGGCGCAGATCCAGTGGTTGAGCTCAAGGAGATTATTCACAGTCAGGTCATCCCCTCGGCGGGTTACAGGGAACAGGTGCGCGAGCTCGTCACCCAGCTTCTTGATGATCTTCCCGCAGAAGCAAGGCAGTTTGCGGGAAAGGATACCGAAAGTTTCGACAGCCTCGTCGATCAGCTGATCACACAAGGTAGCGAAGACATCCTTTCCCGACTGGCCGCCGTTGATCGGGAGAAGAACTGA
- a CDS encoding ABC transporter permease, which yields MTVQRTLLAVILLLLVWQGVIVLLEPPRYLLPAPMAVADVYLKQTGFLLRHSLLTASEILVGLVLGALLGAGTALAVAAFPRTGQIVWPLVLVLQAFPVFVLAPLLVIWFGFGIASKVAMTVIIIFFPVASAFYDGLRRTDGAMLDAAALTQASHWQTLRYLRLPLALPSLISGLRIAAPLAPLGAVVGEWVGAAGGLGFVMMQANARLQTDVMFAAMGVLALYTLALRLGVDRVTAGLAPWAREVNHPTPSYPKFKPGPSS from the coding sequence ATGACGGTTCAACGAACGCTGCTTGCTGTCATTCTTCTCCTGCTGGTGTGGCAGGGTGTCATCGTTCTTCTGGAGCCGCCGCGCTATCTCCTGCCAGCGCCCATGGCAGTGGCGGATGTCTATCTGAAGCAGACAGGCTTTCTCCTCCGTCACAGCCTGCTGACGGCTAGCGAGATTCTTGTTGGATTGGTTCTGGGTGCGCTGCTCGGTGCTGGCACGGCGCTCGCTGTTGCAGCCTTTCCAAGGACTGGGCAGATCGTGTGGCCGCTTGTGCTGGTCCTCCAGGCCTTTCCGGTCTTTGTGCTCGCGCCATTGCTGGTCATCTGGTTCGGGTTCGGGATAGCCTCGAAAGTGGCGATGACCGTCATCATCATCTTCTTTCCGGTGGCATCTGCGTTCTACGATGGCTTGCGCAGAACTGATGGCGCCATGCTGGATGCCGCGGCGCTGACGCAGGCGAGCCACTGGCAAACACTGCGATATCTACGCCTTCCGCTGGCGCTTCCATCCTTGATTTCCGGTCTGCGGATCGCCGCCCCCCTGGCCCCGCTGGGCGCGGTTGTTGGCGAATGGGTCGGTGCGGCGGGCGGGCTTGGCTTTGTCATGATGCAGGCCAATGCGCGTCTTCAGACCGATGTGATGTTTGCCGCCATGGGTGTGCTGGCGCTTTACACGCTGGCGCTTCGGCTCGGGGTGGACCGCGTGACGGCGGGCCTTGCTCCCTGGGCGCGCGAGGTCAATCACCCAACTCCTTCTTACCCTAAATTCAAACCGGGACCTTCTTCATGA
- a CDS encoding ABC transporter substrate-binding protein → MKRFLAALVALAALAVPASAYAADKLNVLLEWFVNPDHAPLVVAQQKGYFADAGLEVKLIPPADPSAVPRLVSTGEADIGIHYQPNLYLDTAAGLPLVRFGTLVETPLNTVTVLANGPIKSLKDLRGKKIGFSVSGFEDAMLKRMLAGEGVQLSDVELVNVNFSLSPSLIAGKVDATIGGFRNFELTQMRIEGHEGKAFFPEEHGVPVYDELVFVTRKQLVADPRLPRFLQAVEKAAVYLTNHPDEALGLFLKAYPDLDNELNRKVFVDTLPRLAKRPAALDRTRYQRFGTFMAESGLIPKAPAVDDIAVELK, encoded by the coding sequence ATGAAACGCTTTCTCGCAGCGCTCGTCGCGCTGGCTGCCCTTGCCGTGCCTGCGTCTGCCTATGCCGCAGACAAGCTGAATGTTTTGCTGGAATGGTTCGTGAACCCGGATCATGCGCCGCTGGTTGTGGCACAGCAGAAGGGCTATTTTGCGGATGCAGGGCTTGAGGTGAAGCTCATTCCGCCGGCGGATCCTTCGGCCGTTCCGCGTCTGGTATCGACCGGCGAGGCAGATATCGGCATCCACTATCAACCCAACCTCTATCTCGATACTGCCGCCGGCTTGCCTCTGGTGCGCTTCGGTACGCTGGTCGAGACCCCGCTGAACACGGTGACGGTGCTGGCCAACGGCCCGATCAAGTCGCTCAAGGATCTCAGAGGCAAGAAGATCGGTTTTTCCGTTTCCGGTTTCGAGGATGCAATGTTGAAGCGCATGCTGGCCGGGGAGGGTGTTCAACTCTCTGACGTCGAACTCGTGAATGTCAACTTCTCGCTCTCGCCAAGCCTGATCGCCGGGAAAGTGGACGCCACGATTGGCGGTTTTCGAAACTTCGAGCTGACCCAGATGCGGATCGAAGGACATGAGGGCAAGGCATTCTTTCCCGAGGAGCACGGCGTGCCGGTGTACGACGAGCTCGTTTTCGTGACCCGCAAACAGCTTGTTGCCGATCCCCGTCTCCCGCGCTTTCTCCAGGCCGTGGAAAAGGCCGCCGTTTATCTGACCAATCATCCGGATGAGGCTCTTGGCCTCTTCCTCAAAGCCTATCCGGATCTGGACAATGAGCTGAACCGGAAGGTTTTCGTCGACACGCTGCCACGTCTTGCCAAACGGCCTGCGGCGCTGGACCGTACCCGCTATCAGCGCTTTGGCACCTTCATGGCCGAGAGTGGCTTGATCCCCAAGGCGCCTGCTGTGGACGATATTGCCGTGGAGCTGAAATGA
- a CDS encoding hydroxyethylthiazole kinase gives MSDVKRQPTAVDAGAILARVRAQRPRVHCLMNTVVQKFTADGITVVGGIPSMTSSRDEIADFVAKADALTINLGTLDAERRAVIRIAVDIANASGKPWIMDPVHCDYSPGRLEFARELISLGPTIVRGNRAEMSVICDTRASLRIQTGPVDELADGERRVSIRNGHPWMAQVTGTGCLSGGIIAAFMAVEPDALTAAACALSVTGSAAEIAATHARGPGTFEPAFLDALASLDEHELNQRARIEA, from the coding sequence ATGAGTGACGTCAAGCGGCAGCCGACTGCTGTAGATGCCGGCGCGATTCTGGCCCGTGTTCGCGCCCAGCGGCCGCGGGTTCACTGCCTGATGAATACCGTGGTCCAGAAGTTTACTGCTGATGGTATCACTGTCGTGGGCGGCATACCTTCAATGACTTCGTCCCGCGATGAAATCGCCGATTTCGTGGCGAAGGCCGATGCGCTGACCATCAATCTCGGCACATTAGATGCTGAGCGTCGGGCCGTGATTCGTATCGCAGTCGATATCGCGAATGCCAGCGGCAAGCCGTGGATCATGGATCCGGTCCATTGCGATTATTCACCGGGCAGGCTGGAGTTCGCTCGCGAACTCATTTCGCTCGGTCCCACTATCGTGCGCGGCAATCGGGCAGAGATGAGCGTGATATGCGATACGCGCGCCAGCCTTCGCATCCAGACTGGGCCGGTTGATGAACTGGCTGATGGCGAACGGCGTGTTTCGATCCGCAACGGTCATCCCTGGATGGCGCAGGTTACCGGTACCGGATGCCTCTCGGGTGGCATCATTGCCGCCTTCATGGCAGTTGAGCCCGATGCCTTGACTGCTGCGGCCTGCGCGCTGTCCGTCACCGGCAGTGCCGCCGAGATCGCTGCCACCCATGCACGGGGACCCGGAACATTCGAACCTGCCTTCCTCGATGCACTAGCCTCGCTGGACGAGCATGAACTTAATCAACGGGCAAGGATCGAAGCATGA
- the thiE gene encoding thiamine phosphate synthase gives MRQVDYRLNAIVDASLSDVGHLPELAAIAAKSGATILQYRDKSASTRLMIERASAIRQAIAGTGVPLVINDRVDVAIASGVDGVHLGAEDMDAEMARRLLGPDALIGVTVKKPVDAAYAGSAPVNYACIGGVFETLSKVNPDPPVGLEGLRALRDQIRQLNPSLPVGAIAGISMERIGSVIAQGADGVAAISALFRAPNIAEATASFRKAVDASLKDKAR, from the coding sequence ATGAGGCAGGTAGACTATCGATTGAACGCCATTGTCGACGCATCCTTAAGCGATGTCGGTCACCTGCCGGAACTGGCAGCGATTGCTGCGAAGAGCGGCGCCACTATTCTGCAGTATCGCGACAAATCCGCGTCAACTCGGCTGATGATCGAGCGGGCTTCGGCCATCCGGCAGGCGATTGCCGGAACAGGGGTTCCACTCGTCATCAACGATCGGGTGGATGTCGCGATCGCCTCTGGTGTCGATGGTGTCCATCTGGGCGCAGAGGACATGGATGCCGAAATGGCCCGTCGCTTGCTGGGGCCGGATGCGCTCATAGGCGTGACGGTCAAGAAACCTGTCGATGCCGCCTATGCGGGAAGCGCGCCTGTCAATTACGCCTGCATCGGCGGCGTGTTCGAAACGCTTTCGAAGGTCAACCCCGATCCACCAGTCGGCCTAGAAGGTCTGCGCGCCTTGCGTGACCAGATCCGTCAGTTGAACCCGTCTCTGCCGGTCGGAGCGATTGCGGGAATTTCGATGGAGCGTATCGGCTCGGTCATCGCGCAGGGGGCAGATGGTGTTGCGGCCATTTCCGCCCTGTTCAGGGCGCCGAATATTGCCGAAGCGACCGCATCCTTTCGCAAGGCTGTGGATGCAAGTTTGAAGGATAAAGCACGATGA
- the thiD gene encoding bifunctional hydroxymethylpyrimidine kinase/phosphomethylpyrimidine kinase: MTAIALTIAGSDSGGGAGIQADLKTFSALGVYGASVVTAITAQNTRGVTAVEDISPATIAAQMRAVFSDLPVNALKVGMVSRSETIATIADELAAFAGPVVVDPVMVATSGDRLLREDAIETLRTRLIPLAAVVTPNLPEAALLTGKPVAKNADEMQVQARAILSLGAKAVLIKGGHGSSAESTDFLITADQTVVLTAERIETTNDHGTGCTLAAALAAELAKGASLEDAAKSAKSYLHAALKAGVALQVGSGRGPVHHFHGWWPA, encoded by the coding sequence ATGACTGCCATTGCCCTGACCATAGCCGGATCCGACAGCGGGGGCGGCGCAGGTATTCAGGCTGATCTGAAGACCTTTTCCGCACTCGGAGTTTATGGCGCCAGTGTTGTGACAGCGATCACGGCGCAGAACACCCGCGGTGTGACAGCCGTTGAAGACATATCACCCGCCACGATCGCAGCACAGATGCGAGCCGTCTTTTCGGATCTTCCGGTCAACGCCCTGAAGGTCGGCATGGTTTCGCGCAGTGAAACTATCGCAACCATCGCCGACGAACTCGCCGCCTTTGCGGGTCCGGTCGTTGTCGACCCAGTCATGGTTGCCACCTCTGGCGATAGACTGCTGCGGGAAGACGCGATCGAAACGTTGAGAACACGGCTTATACCGCTCGCTGCAGTCGTGACCCCCAATCTGCCCGAAGCAGCCTTGCTGACAGGCAAGCCGGTTGCCAAAAACGCAGATGAGATGCAGGTGCAGGCGAGGGCGATCTTGTCCCTTGGCGCAAAGGCCGTTCTCATCAAAGGCGGGCATGGCAGTTCGGCTGAAAGTACGGATTTCCTGATCACCGCTGACCAGACAGTGGTTTTGACAGCAGAGCGGATCGAAACCACCAATGATCACGGAACCGGCTGTACGCTGGCTGCCGCGCTGGCCGCGGAACTGGCAAAGGGAGCCTCCCTCGAAGATGCCGCCAAATCCGCGAAATCTTATCTTCATGCTGCCTTGAAGGCGGGCGTGGCGTTGCAGGTTGGTTCAGGTCGGGGGCCGGTGCATCACTTCCATGGCTGGTGGCCCGCTTGA
- a CDS encoding TRAP transporter large permease, which translates to MAVLLVLVLANVAARYLFRTGFLGQEELAIWLHLALIALAIPLAYRGPLSMRFDVLRRWLPASFATTFDVAADAVSVTAGLALVNGALSSISAIGGVSPTLGLPEWIRFSFFVTGGVLLLAMLCCDRVLTGRIGGLFVSLVIAGLLYGSSKIATVDSDWPPSLFMALIAGVGLLVSAPLAHAFLAAACFAPLFGGVLPEPALVSSAINGMSRFLLLSIPFFLLAGALLTVSGTAERLVTFAASLVGHRKGGLAQTVLLTSVIFSGASGSSVANAAFGASTFQPQLVKNGYPPAQAGAIIAASSVLDNVIPPSIAFLLLAAATNLSVGSLLTGGFFAGGLMALCLAIAISLSVKAGPPMQKASTRQRWSAARSAIPAFGLGIIVVAGIRFGIVTPTEAAALAAGFTLLLSFAARSASSRIWSCFRQSALEAGAIGLLIGSAAPFAFLLAVDGVAASLTDIVHSLGSSPVLVLLMANLVLLVAGLVLDIGAAILLLGPILVPAAAAAGLDPIHFGVILVVNLMIHGLTPPLGMLIYVVSGVTSVPASQLFRAVLPYLAALLVSVFLLCLGTLLF; encoded by the coding sequence ATGGCAGTCCTGCTCGTGCTGGTGCTGGCCAATGTTGCCGCCCGCTACCTGTTCCGGACCGGCTTTCTCGGGCAGGAAGAATTGGCGATCTGGCTGCATCTTGCGCTGATTGCCTTGGCGATCCCGCTTGCCTATCGCGGACCCCTTTCGATGCGTTTCGATGTCTTGCGGCGATGGCTGCCAGCCTCGTTCGCAACGACCTTCGATGTCGCTGCCGACGCAGTCTCGGTTACAGCCGGGCTGGCTTTGGTCAATGGGGCGTTGTCCAGCATTTCAGCGATTGGTGGGGTATCGCCCACGCTTGGGCTGCCGGAATGGATCCGGTTTTCCTTCTTCGTCACCGGTGGTGTGTTATTGCTCGCCATGCTTTGCTGCGATCGCGTGCTTACCGGTAGGATAGGAGGGCTGTTCGTTTCGCTGGTGATTGCCGGACTGCTTTATGGGTCATCGAAGATCGCGACGGTTGATAGTGATTGGCCGCCCAGCCTTTTTATGGCGTTGATCGCCGGGGTCGGGCTCCTGGTTTCGGCACCACTGGCACATGCCTTCCTCGCAGCCGCCTGTTTCGCTCCGTTATTCGGAGGTGTATTGCCGGAACCGGCACTCGTGTCTTCTGCCATCAATGGAATGTCGCGCTTCCTGCTCCTGTCGATTCCCTTCTTTCTGCTGGCCGGTGCCTTGCTCACGGTTTCCGGCACCGCGGAGCGACTGGTTACCTTCGCTGCTTCCCTTGTCGGTCATCGAAAGGGAGGACTGGCGCAGACTGTCCTTTTGACCAGTGTCATTTTTTCGGGCGCGTCAGGCTCATCCGTCGCGAATGCCGCCTTTGGAGCTTCCACGTTTCAGCCGCAACTGGTGAAAAATGGCTATCCGCCTGCGCAGGCGGGAGCGATCATCGCTGCCTCTTCCGTGCTCGACAATGTCATCCCGCCCTCTATTGCATTCCTGCTGCTGGCCGCGGCGACAAATCTCTCGGTCGGTTCGCTGCTGACCGGAGGATTTTTCGCGGGAGGTCTGATGGCGCTCTGTCTGGCGATTGCGATAAGCCTGTCCGTGAAGGCCGGTCCACCCATGCAGAAGGCGAGCACTCGGCAAAGGTGGAGTGCGGCCAGAAGCGCAATTCCCGCATTTGGATTGGGTATTATCGTCGTTGCCGGAATCCGCTTTGGCATTGTGACGCCGACGGAGGCCGCAGCGCTCGCTGCAGGCTTCACGCTTCTGCTGTCGTTCGCCGCGCGTTCGGCTTCAAGCCGTATCTGGTCCTGTTTCCGTCAGTCGGCTCTGGAGGCGGGAGCCATCGGTCTGTTGATCGGCTCTGCCGCACCGTTTGCCTTTCTGCTTGCCGTCGATGGCGTGGCAGCTTCGCTGACGGACATCGTTCATTCGCTCGGCAGTTCGCCGGTGCTCGTTCTGTTGATGGCGAATCTTGTTCTGCTGGTCGCCGGTCTGGTGCTTGATATTGGCGCAGCGATCCTGCTGCTTGGTCCTATCCTTGTTCCGGCGGCTGCCGCAGCCGGTCTCGATCCGATCCATTTCGGTGTCATTCTGGTCGTCAACCTGATGATCCATGGCCTGACCCCGCCACTCGGCATGCTCATCTATGTCGTCTCGGGCGTAACGTCCGTTCCCGCGTCACAACTGTTTCGCGCCGTCCTGCCTTATCTGGCTGCGCTGCTTGTATCCGTGTTTTTACTGTGCCTCGGCACGTTGCTTTTCTGA
- a CDS encoding TRAP transporter substrate-binding protein: MSSISRRIFVKSTMTAALAAPFLARSAAAKTTTITVASLLGVDKPETKIWRFIAQEVETKLPGRFRFNIVPNGALGGEKEVAEASRLGSVQASLSTVSALSGWVPELQILDLPFLFKDPAHLRRVVTGKTGSELQAKLATQNFIASAFIDYGARHLLTKEPITSPDALRGKRIRVIQSPLHTKLWSAYGASPIGIPITETYNALSTGVADAMDLTKSAYAGFKLYEVVPYLTETAHIRASGVVYFAASFWGGLSPEEQAVLTKAAQDGAEYFNRLIVEDEARSMEQAAAKGGKVIQPENLDAWRNGARSVWNEFSAIVGGMQKIEAIASA, from the coding sequence ATGTCTTCCATTTCGCGCCGTATTTTTGTGAAGAGCACCATGACCGCTGCGCTGGCGGCACCGTTTCTGGCGCGATCGGCAGCCGCCAAAACGACGACGATCACGGTTGCCTCTCTCCTTGGCGTGGACAAGCCTGAGACGAAGATCTGGCGCTTTATCGCACAGGAGGTTGAAACGAAACTGCCCGGGCGCTTCCGCTTCAATATCGTGCCGAACGGCGCGCTGGGAGGGGAGAAGGAAGTGGCAGAGGCGAGCCGCCTCGGTTCCGTACAGGCAAGCCTCTCTACCGTTTCGGCTCTTTCCGGTTGGGTACCGGAACTTCAGATCCTTGATCTACCATTCCTGTTCAAGGATCCGGCACATCTTCGCCGGGTCGTCACAGGAAAGACCGGATCGGAGCTGCAAGCGAAACTCGCGACACAGAATTTCATAGCATCTGCGTTCATAGACTACGGCGCCCGTCATCTGCTCACGAAGGAGCCGATCACGTCGCCGGATGCCCTCCGCGGCAAGCGGATCCGGGTCATTCAGAGCCCGCTGCATACCAAACTCTGGAGTGCCTATGGCGCTTCTCCCATCGGTATTCCGATCACTGAAACCTATAACGCGCTTTCGACCGGCGTGGCGGATGCCATGGATCTGACGAAGTCGGCCTATGCCGGGTTCAAGCTCTATGAGGTCGTGCCGTACCTGACGGAGACCGCCCACATCCGCGCTTCGGGCGTGGTCTATTTTGCGGCGAGTTTCTGGGGCGGGCTGTCCCCGGAAGAGCAGGCAGTTCTGACCAAGGCTGCGCAGGACGGTGCGGAGTACTTCAATCGGCTGATTGTCGAGGATGAGGCTCGGTCCATGGAACAGGCTGCTGCAAAGGGTGGAAAGGTAATCCAGCCGGAAAACCTGGATGCCTGGAGAAACGGCGCCAGATCCGTCTGGAATGAATTCAGTGCCATCGTTGGCGGCATGCAAAAGATTGAGGCCATAGCCTCGGCCTGA
- the recX gene encoding recombination regulator RecX: METSQSEEQDTKPTPRMLAWAKNSAAYRLSKRMMTERQLADAIARKAREKFEGITAEQITALAAEAVAFGYNVKALDDNAYADIRTRSSQRAGKSKKAIRQTLVQKGVAREIADEAVSEANDLVAAVIYARRRAFGPFRRTELDDKQKAKELSAFARQGFSFEVGAKVFAMDRDEAEDLLSEQSFG, encoded by the coding sequence ATGGAAACGAGTCAAAGTGAAGAGCAGGATACAAAGCCCACGCCACGCATGCTGGCCTGGGCCAAGAATTCTGCGGCCTACCGTCTTTCGAAGCGGATGATGACCGAGCGACAGTTGGCCGATGCTATTGCACGCAAGGCGCGCGAAAAATTCGAAGGTATTACTGCGGAGCAAATAACTGCTCTGGCAGCGGAAGCTGTCGCATTTGGTTACAACGTGAAGGCGCTGGACGACAACGCCTATGCCGATATCCGGACGCGTTCGTCGCAACGCGCCGGCAAATCGAAGAAGGCAATCCGCCAGACGCTGGTGCAGAAGGGTGTGGCCCGCGAAATTGCCGACGAGGCGGTGAGCGAAGCAAACGACCTCGTGGCAGCCGTCATCTATGCCCGCCGCCGTGCCTTTGGACCCTTCAGACGTACGGAGCTGGATGACAAGCAGAAGGCGAAAGAGCTGTCGGCCTTTGCCCGCCAGGGTTTTTCGTTCGAGGTTGGAGCCAAGGTATTCGCCATGGATCGCGATGAGGCGGAAGACCTGCTCTCAGAGCAATCCTTCGGGTAG